The following are encoded together in the Streptomyces tsukubensis genome:
- a CDS encoding TetR/AcrR family transcriptional regulator yields MPRAARERQMLDAAVSAFGRRGYRATSMDGIAEAAGVSKPLVYLYLHSKEELFTACVRREAEALVSAVREAVTLTDPPEDQLRDGLLAFFTHTAERQDGWAVLHVQARSQGEPFARYVTEMREEIVGFVTQLILTAARTAHDDPSLGTRQVAGLAQALVGAAESLASWANADASVSAREAAGSLMNLAWSGLGGLMAAGRRGPVGDGEPVEAVAVNGHRTAVGSGLPGGGSGSPD; encoded by the coding sequence ATGCCGAGGGCCGCGCGCGAGCGGCAGATGCTCGACGCCGCTGTCAGCGCCTTCGGCAGACGGGGCTACCGTGCCACGTCCATGGACGGGATAGCGGAGGCGGCCGGGGTCTCCAAACCGCTTGTCTATCTCTATCTGCACTCGAAGGAAGAGCTGTTCACCGCGTGTGTGCGGCGCGAGGCCGAGGCGCTCGTCTCGGCGGTGCGCGAGGCGGTGACCCTCACGGACCCGCCGGAGGACCAACTGCGCGACGGCCTGCTCGCCTTCTTCACGCACACCGCTGAACGGCAGGACGGCTGGGCGGTGCTGCACGTCCAGGCCCGTAGCCAGGGCGAGCCGTTCGCGCGCTATGTCACCGAGATGCGCGAGGAGATCGTCGGGTTCGTGACACAGCTCATCCTTACCGCCGCACGCACCGCGCACGACGATCCCTCGCTCGGTACCCGGCAGGTCGCCGGTCTCGCGCAGGCGCTGGTGGGAGCGGCGGAGTCGCTGGCCTCGTGGGCCAACGCGGACGCCTCCGTCTCGGCGCGGGAGGCCGCGGGGTCGCTGATGAACCTGGCCTGGTCCGGCCTCGGCGGCCTGATGGCGGCGGGACGGCGGGGGCCGGTGGGGGACGGCGAGCCCGTCGAGGCCGTGGCGGTCAACGGGCACAGGACAGCCGTGGGGAGCGGGTTACCCGGCGGCGGGTCGGGCTCGCCGGACTGA
- a CDS encoding cold-shock protein, producing the protein MATGTVKWFNAEKGFGFIAQEGGGPDVFVHYSAINANGFRSLEENQAVTFDVTQGPKGPQAENVTPS; encoded by the coding sequence ATGGCTACCGGAACCGTGAAGTGGTTCAACGCCGAAAAGGGCTTTGGATTCATCGCCCAAGAAGGCGGAGGCCCCGATGTCTTCGTCCACTACTCCGCGATCAACGCCAACGGCTTCCGCTCCCTTGAGGAGAACCAGGCCGTGACCTTCGACGTCACGCAGGGCCCGAAGGGTCCGCAGGCGGAGAACGTCACCCCGTCCTGA
- a CDS encoding menaquinone biosynthetic enzyme MqnA/MqnD family protein — MDNSPSDSAAGGPAGQQRSRPRVGHIQFLNCLPLYWGLARTGNLLDLELTKDTPEKLSEALVRGDLDVAPVTLVEFLKASDQLVALKDIAVGCDGPVMSCVIVSQLPLDQLDGRRVALGSTSRTSVRLAELLLAERYGVRPDYYRCPPDLGLMMQEADAAVLIGDAALRANLHDAPKLGLEVHDLGAMWKEWTGLPFVFAVWAARRDYAEREPEILKEVHRAFLESRDVSLEEVGKVAEQAARWESFDSEVLEQYFTTLDFRFGEDQLRGVKEFAKRVGPTTGFAADVEVKVREP; from the coding sequence GTGGACAATTCTCCCTCGGACTCAGCCGCCGGCGGACCCGCCGGCCAACAGCGCAGCCGGCCGCGTGTCGGTCACATCCAGTTCCTGAACTGCCTGCCCCTCTACTGGGGGCTCGCACGGACCGGGAACCTCCTCGATCTGGAGCTCACGAAGGACACCCCTGAGAAGCTCAGTGAGGCGCTCGTCAGGGGTGACCTGGACGTCGCGCCGGTCACCCTCGTCGAGTTCCTCAAGGCGTCGGACCAGCTCGTCGCGCTCAAGGACATCGCGGTCGGCTGCGACGGCCCCGTCATGTCCTGCGTGATCGTGTCGCAGCTCCCGCTCGACCAGCTCGACGGGCGCAGGGTCGCCCTCGGCTCCACCTCCCGTACTTCGGTGCGGCTGGCCGAGCTGCTGCTGGCGGAGCGCTACGGCGTGCGGCCCGACTACTACCGGTGCCCGCCCGACCTGGGCCTGATGATGCAGGAGGCCGACGCGGCCGTACTCATCGGCGACGCGGCGCTGCGCGCCAACCTCCACGACGCCCCCAAGCTCGGTCTTGAGGTGCACGACCTGGGGGCCATGTGGAAGGAGTGGACGGGGCTGCCGTTCGTCTTCGCGGTGTGGGCGGCCAGGCGCGACTACGCCGAGCGTGAGCCGGAGATCCTCAAGGAGGTGCACCGCGCCTTCCTGGAGTCCAGGGACGTGTCCCTGGAGGAGGTCGGCAAGGTCGCCGAGCAGGCGGCGCGGTGGGAGAGCTTCGACTCCGAGGTCCTGGAGCAGTACTTCACCACCCTCGACTTCCGCTTCGGCGAGGACCAGCTGCGGGGAGTCAAGGAGTTCGCGAAGCGGGTCGGCCCGACCACCGGCTTCGCCGCGGACGTCGAGGTGAAGGTACGCGAGCCCTGA
- a CDS encoding FtsK/SpoIIIE domain-containing protein — protein sequence MRLTLTVVDPLGGSHADVLLDADPESSMEDIARELAARVGQHGGAQVIPIGHAGQVTGSAPLIYVDGHPLDAHATVGTSPLREGAVVSLHDPAGCLPGEPTGLVELRVASGPAAGAVHRLGIGRHDIGAGPAAHIRVDDAELPDRSFTLSVAADGTCRFTLHGELKQPKGPQGTEDPKSPKGSKGSRSPKNSKRADGAKGSERPSASDGSSPGTPPVRLDGEDVRELDDDIWPFGAQLSAGNSLFELDRYDPPNAALKWSDDGTGLDYNRPPRLRPPERQTKFRLPSPVREYEARPLPWLMAVTPLVGAVVSVMIFGRWYYLIMALLSPMILFGNYFMDKKHGRKSHAKQVKEYKEHKARIEKDAREALVAERLDRRHTVPGPATVLSLGTGPRTRLWERRRTDADHLLLRLGTGRLPSEVVLDDPEKDDHKREVTWTIEDAPVSLPLRELGVLGIAGPGDSARAAGRWAVAQTAVLHSPLDVEFYVLTENSAQASWDWVRWLPHARPSGAADTNVLIGTDAETVGARIGELTQLLDARQKAAKESGRNASFSEPDIVVVWDGSRRLRSMPGVVRLLREGPAVSMFAICLDSEERFLPGECQGFVVAEPLARDDAKVPARAAASAPQPAAAGGFPSFHAWHTAESEDSAAQDHERGLRLRVEQTGAVRLLDIRPDFVSPAWCARLARALSPLRDISGETEDSALPGSSRLLDVLQLEPPTGAAISARWRTGGQSTMAVVGESYDGPFGIDIRRDGPHGLIAGTTGSGKSELLQTIVAALAVANTPQSMTFVLVDYKGGSAFKDCVQLPHTVGMVTDLDAHLVERALESLGAELKRREHILAAADAKDIEDYQDLVRRDPSHEPVPRLLIVIDEFASMVRDLPDFVTGLVNIAQRGRSLGIHLLLATQRPSGVVSPEIRANTNLRIALRVTDGGESSDVIDSPEAGHISKSTPGRAYVRLGHASLVPFQSGRVGGRRPGAADPRLLAPWAGELNWSDLGRAALMKPRTEAREEEEITDLKVLVDAVREANTALRIPPQHSPWLPALAETLLLDEIEMPSPAAIGPARLPAAPYGVEDLPSDQARRPVTIDFTTFGHLLVGGAPRSGRSQILRTVAGSLARTHSVADVHLYGIDCGNGALNALTRLPHCGAVVARNQTERAVRLITRLKGELTRRQDLLADKGYADIGEQRAASPEDERLAHIVVMLDRWEGWLPTLGEYDHGALTEELQAMMREGASVGLHVIMTGDRQILVGRIASLTEDKYGLRLADRSDFTMLGISARKIPDEIPAGRGFRNESGTETQFALLAEDTTGQGQAAALTEIGLLATERCAGVPRGRRPFRVDVLPSRIGFEQAWEMRDPQTASSPLWALAGIGGDDIMAFGPDLSQGVPTFVVAGPAKSGRSTTLLNLARSYLAQGVRLVVAAPRPSPLRELAGHEQVVRVFTDDDIESDDFDEAVGSASPREPIVVIVDDGEVLEDCDAERSLKRLVQRGTERGLALVIGGDEEEVCGGFSGWQVEAKKGRRGILLSPQDSSSGELIGIRTTRSMVGGPIVPGKGMLHLGGGEHVTVTTPV from the coding sequence GTGCGCCTGACTCTGACCGTCGTCGATCCGCTGGGCGGCAGCCACGCCGACGTGCTGCTGGACGCGGATCCCGAGTCCTCCATGGAGGACATCGCCCGCGAACTCGCCGCCCGCGTCGGCCAGCACGGGGGCGCGCAGGTCATCCCGATCGGTCACGCGGGTCAGGTGACCGGCTCCGCGCCGCTCATCTACGTCGACGGGCATCCCCTCGACGCGCACGCCACCGTCGGCACGTCCCCGCTCCGCGAAGGCGCCGTCGTCAGCCTGCACGATCCGGCGGGGTGCCTGCCGGGTGAGCCGACCGGCCTGGTCGAACTGCGGGTCGCGAGTGGTCCCGCCGCGGGGGCCGTGCACCGGCTCGGTATCGGGCGGCACGACATCGGCGCGGGTCCCGCCGCCCACATCAGGGTGGACGACGCCGAACTCCCCGACCGGTCCTTCACCTTGTCGGTCGCGGCCGACGGCACCTGCCGCTTCACCCTGCACGGCGAGCTGAAGCAGCCGAAGGGGCCCCAGGGGACTGAAGATCCCAAGAGTCCCAAGGGTTCCAAGGGTTCCAGGAGCCCCAAGAATTCCAAGAGGGCTGATGGTGCCAAGGGCTCCGAGCGCCCCTCGGCCTCCGACGGCAGCTCCCCCGGCACCCCGCCCGTACGCCTCGACGGCGAGGACGTGCGCGAACTCGACGACGACATCTGGCCCTTCGGCGCCCAGCTCTCCGCCGGGAACTCCCTCTTCGAGCTGGACCGTTACGACCCGCCGAACGCGGCCCTCAAGTGGTCCGACGACGGTACGGGACTCGACTACAACCGCCCGCCCCGGCTGCGGCCCCCCGAGCGGCAGACCAAGTTCCGGCTGCCGTCGCCCGTGCGGGAGTACGAGGCACGTCCGCTGCCCTGGCTGATGGCGGTGACTCCGCTGGTCGGAGCCGTCGTATCGGTGATGATCTTCGGGCGCTGGTACTACCTGATCATGGCGCTGCTGAGCCCGATGATCCTGTTCGGCAACTACTTCATGGACAAGAAGCACGGGCGCAAGTCCCATGCCAAACAGGTCAAGGAGTACAAGGAGCACAAGGCGAGAATCGAGAAGGACGCGCGGGAGGCCCTGGTCGCGGAGCGGCTCGACCGGCGTCACACGGTTCCGGGCCCCGCCACCGTCCTCTCTCTCGGCACAGGTCCCCGCACCCGTCTCTGGGAGCGGCGCCGTACCGACGCTGACCACCTGCTGCTGCGGCTCGGTACGGGCCGGCTCCCCTCCGAGGTCGTACTCGACGACCCCGAGAAGGACGACCACAAGCGTGAGGTGACCTGGACCATCGAGGACGCCCCCGTCTCGCTGCCACTGCGCGAGCTGGGCGTCCTCGGTATCGCGGGGCCCGGGGACTCGGCGCGCGCCGCCGGGCGCTGGGCCGTCGCGCAGACAGCGGTCCTGCACAGTCCGCTCGACGTCGAGTTCTACGTACTGACGGAGAACTCCGCGCAGGCCAGCTGGGACTGGGTCCGCTGGCTCCCGCACGCGCGCCCGTCGGGCGCCGCCGACACCAACGTGCTGATCGGCACTGACGCGGAGACCGTCGGTGCCCGCATAGGTGAGCTGACGCAGCTACTCGACGCCCGGCAGAAGGCCGCGAAGGAGAGCGGGCGCAACGCGTCCTTCAGCGAGCCCGACATCGTCGTCGTCTGGGACGGTTCGCGGCGGCTGCGCTCCATGCCGGGTGTCGTACGGCTGCTGCGCGAGGGCCCCGCGGTGTCCATGTTCGCGATCTGCCTGGACAGCGAGGAGCGTTTCCTGCCCGGCGAATGTCAGGGGTTCGTCGTCGCGGAACCGCTCGCCCGCGACGACGCCAAGGTTCCCGCGCGGGCCGCCGCCTCCGCGCCGCAGCCCGCCGCTGCCGGTGGTTTCCCCTCCTTCCACGCCTGGCACACGGCGGAGTCCGAGGACAGCGCCGCCCAGGACCACGAACGCGGGCTCCGGCTGCGCGTGGAGCAGACGGGCGCGGTCCGGCTGCTCGACATACGCCCCGACTTCGTCTCCCCCGCCTGGTGCGCGCGGCTCGCCCGCGCGCTGTCACCGCTGCGCGACATCAGCGGCGAGACCGAGGACTCGGCGCTGCCCGGCTCCAGCCGCCTGCTCGACGTACTCCAGTTGGAGCCGCCGACAGGCGCGGCGATCTCCGCGCGCTGGCGGACGGGCGGGCAGTCGACGATGGCGGTCGTCGGTGAGTCCTACGACGGTCCCTTCGGCATCGACATCCGCAGGGACGGGCCGCACGGCCTCATCGCGGGTACGACCGGTTCAGGAAAGTCGGAGCTGCTCCAGACGATCGTGGCCGCCCTCGCCGTCGCCAACACGCCGCAGAGCATGACGTTCGTTCTCGTCGACTACAAGGGCGGCTCCGCGTTCAAGGACTGTGTGCAGCTGCCGCACACGGTCGGCATGGTCACCGACCTCGACGCGCACCTCGTGGAGCGCGCGCTCGAATCGCTCGGGGCCGAACTCAAGCGCAGGGAACACATCCTGGCCGCGGCGGACGCCAAGGACATCGAGGACTACCAGGACCTGGTGCGCCGCGACCCCTCGCACGAGCCGGTGCCGCGACTGCTCATCGTGATCGACGAGTTCGCCTCGATGGTCCGTGACCTGCCGGACTTCGTGACCGGGCTGGTCAACATCGCCCAGCGCGGCCGTTCCCTCGGCATCCACCTGCTGCTCGCGACGCAGCGGCCCAGTGGTGTCGTCTCACCGGAGATCCGCGCCAACACCAACCTCCGTATCGCCCTGCGGGTGACCGACGGCGGTGAGTCGAGTGACGTCATCGACTCACCCGAGGCCGGGCACATCTCGAAGAGCACGCCGGGCCGTGCGTACGTACGGCTGGGGCACGCCTCCCTCGTACCGTTCCAGTCGGGGCGCGTGGGCGGTCGGCGACCCGGTGCCGCGGATCCTCGGCTGCTCGCGCCGTGGGCGGGCGAGCTGAACTGGTCCGACCTCGGCAGGGCCGCGCTGATGAAGCCCAGGACGGAGGCGCGCGAGGAGGAGGAGATCACCGACCTGAAGGTCCTCGTCGACGCCGTCCGCGAGGCAAACACGGCCCTGCGCATCCCCCCGCAGCACAGCCCCTGGCTGCCCGCGCTCGCGGAGACACTGCTGCTCGACGAGATCGAGATGCCGTCGCCCGCCGCCATCGGACCCGCCCGGCTGCCCGCCGCGCCCTACGGCGTGGAGGACCTGCCGTCGGACCAGGCGAGGCGGCCCGTCACGATCGACTTCACGACCTTCGGACACCTCCTCGTGGGCGGCGCCCCGCGCAGCGGACGTTCGCAGATCCTGCGGACCGTCGCGGGCTCCCTGGCCCGTACGCACTCGGTCGCCGACGTCCATCTCTACGGCATCGACTGCGGCAACGGGGCGCTGAACGCCCTCACGCGGCTGCCGCACTGCGGCGCCGTCGTCGCCCGCAACCAGACCGAGCGCGCGGTACGGCTCATCACCCGGCTCAAGGGCGAACTGACCAGGCGCCAGGACCTCCTCGCGGACAAGGGCTACGCCGATATAGGTGAGCAGCGGGCCGCCTCCCCCGAGGATGAGCGGCTCGCCCACATCGTCGTCATGCTCGACCGTTGGGAGGGCTGGCTGCCGACGCTCGGCGAGTACGACCACGGGGCGCTGACCGAGGAGCTCCAGGCCATGATGCGGGAGGGCGCCAGCGTCGGCCTGCACGTGATCATGACGGGTGACCGGCAGATCCTGGTGGGCAGGATCGCCTCGCTCACCGAGGACAAGTACGGGCTGCGCCTCGCGGACCGTTCCGACTTCACCATGCTCGGCATCAGCGCCCGCAAGATACCCGACGAGATCCCGGCAGGCCGAGGTTTCCGCAACGAGTCGGGTACGGAGACGCAGTTCGCGCTGCTCGCCGAGGACACCACAGGGCAGGGCCAGGCCGCCGCGCTGACGGAGATCGGTCTCCTGGCCACCGAGCGCTGTGCGGGGGTGCCCCGCGGGCGCCGCCCCTTCCGGGTGGACGTGCTGCCGAGCCGTATCGGTTTCGAGCAGGCCTGGGAGATGCGCGATCCGCAGACGGCATCGTCGCCGCTGTGGGCGCTGGCCGGCATCGGCGGCGACGACATCATGGCCTTCGGCCCCGACCTGTCGCAGGGTGTCCCCACCTTCGTGGTGGCGGGGCCCGCCAAGTCGGGTCGCAGTACGACCCTGCTGAACCTGGCGCGCTCCTACCTCGCCCAGGGCGTACGACTGGTCGTCGCCGCGCCTCGGCCCTCTCCCTTGCGGGAACTCGCGGGCCACGAGCAGGTGGTACGAGTCTTCACCGACGACGACATCGAGAGCGACGACTTCGACGAGGCGGTCGGGTCCGCCTCACCGCGGGAACCGATCGTGGTGATCGTCGATGACGGCGAGGTGCTGGAGGACTGCGACGCGGAACGCTCCCTCAAGCGGCTGGTGCAGCGCGGCACGGAGCGCGGTCTCGCGCTGGTGATCGGCGGCGACGAGGAAGAGGTGTGCGGCGGCTTCTCCGGCTGGCAGGTCGAGGCGAAGAAGGGCAGGCGCGGCATCCTGCTCTCCCCGCAGGACTCGTCGAGCGGCGAGCTGATCGGCATCCGCACCACCCGGTCGATGGTGGGCGGCCCGATCGTCCCCGGCAAGGGCATGCTGCACCTGGGCGGCGGGGAGCACGTGACGGTGACGACGCCGGTGTGA
- a CDS encoding WXG100 family type VII secretion target, which produces MAGGKDADLTYEEMHKAAGKLTEAKEKIDDKLDALERYVEGLVKDGYTTRKGSQAFEESFKEFKRGAKETIEGLEGMGKFLTNAAKAYEELDQDLANGVKKG; this is translated from the coding sequence ATGGCCGGCGGTAAAGACGCAGACCTCACTTATGAAGAGATGCACAAGGCGGCGGGCAAGCTGACCGAAGCCAAGGAGAAGATCGACGACAAGCTGGACGCCCTGGAGCGCTACGTCGAGGGTCTGGTCAAGGACGGCTACACCACCCGCAAGGGCTCGCAGGCCTTCGAGGAGTCCTTCAAGGAGTTCAAGAGGGGTGCGAAGGAGACCATCGAGGGTCTTGAGGGAATGGGCAAGTTCCTGACCAACGCCGCGAAGGCGTACGAGGAACTGGACCAGGACCTCGCCAACGGTGTCAAAAAGGGCTGA
- a CDS encoding CpaB family protein, whose product MKVQERTGAGSRNPAPAQPAVGERLPTPPRERKPALAALAVLLILIGALGATVLVLRAGDRVEVVKTTKDIQAGQAAGADNTTSVMVADDESINYVPIGSLKALSDLQAKATIPKGTVVVGQMFAARAGLPAGKTRVGLSLKEGQYPSGLHNGDRVAAYRVGDTKGSASNTTSGNTGSSGSQAGGGGTQIVDDAQVSKAPDAKGDTDISSGNVSVTVTVDSADAAALTQASSAGEVALVLVPSGN is encoded by the coding sequence GTGAAGGTCCAAGAGCGCACGGGGGCGGGCAGCCGCAACCCCGCGCCCGCCCAGCCCGCCGTCGGCGAACGGCTTCCCACTCCGCCTCGCGAACGCAAACCCGCCCTCGCCGCCCTCGCCGTACTCCTCATCCTCATCGGCGCCCTCGGGGCCACCGTCCTCGTGCTGCGCGCCGGCGACCGGGTCGAGGTCGTCAAGACCACCAAGGACATCCAGGCGGGACAGGCGGCCGGCGCCGACAACACCACCTCGGTGATGGTGGCCGACGACGAATCCATCAACTACGTGCCCATCGGCAGCCTCAAGGCGCTCTCCGACCTCCAGGCCAAGGCCACCATCCCCAAGGGGACCGTCGTGGTGGGCCAGATGTTCGCCGCCAGGGCCGGACTCCCCGCGGGCAAGACCCGGGTCGGGCTCTCCCTCAAGGAGGGGCAGTACCCCTCGGGGCTCCACAACGGCGACCGGGTTGCCGCCTACCGGGTGGGCGACACCAAGGGCAGCGCCAGCAACACCACCTCGGGCAACACCGGTTCCTCCGGATCGCAGGCCGGCGGCGGTGGGACGCAGATCGTCGACGACGCCCAGGTCTCCAAGGCCCCGGACGCCAAGGGCGACACGGACATCAGCAGCGGGAACGTCTCCGTCACCGTCACGGTCGACAGCGCCGACGCCGCCGCGCTCACCCAGGCGTCCTCCGCGGGCGAGGTCGCGCTCGTCCTCGTTCCCTCCGGCAACTGA
- a CDS encoding CpaF family protein, producing MSVVDHSLVKRFRQEAGDRIAEQRRVDQVSGVVPMSGEDERQYARAVIAQILEEYARAEINAGRTPLDAETEEQYAAAVHAALFGVGRLQPLLDDPEVENIDINGYDQVFVGYADGRETVAEPVAESDEELVELIQILGAYSGLSSRPFDSANPQLDLRLPDGSRLSAVMDVTRRPALSIRRARMGKVYMSDLVGNGTVTPEIGHFLACAVRARKNVMIAGATNAGKTTLLRALANEIPPAERLITVERALELGLDTFPDLHPNVVAFEERLPNSEGQGAISMAELVRRSLRMNPSRVIVGEVLGDEIVTMLNAMSQGNDGSLSTIHANSSSEVFNRISTYALQATERLPIEASQMLVAGAVNFVVFIQRRNEYQSGGRLQRMVTSIREVNGVDGRVLSSEVFAQAPDGRIVPHAPLSCLDDLIAYGYRGTWG from the coding sequence ATGAGCGTCGTCGACCACAGTCTGGTCAAACGGTTCAGGCAGGAGGCCGGCGACCGGATCGCGGAACAGCGCCGCGTCGACCAGGTGTCGGGCGTCGTCCCCATGTCGGGCGAGGACGAGCGGCAGTACGCCCGCGCCGTCATCGCCCAGATCCTGGAGGAGTACGCCCGCGCCGAGATCAACGCCGGGCGCACCCCGCTGGACGCCGAGACCGAGGAGCAGTACGCGGCGGCCGTGCACGCGGCGCTCTTCGGAGTGGGGCGCCTCCAGCCGCTGCTCGACGACCCCGAGGTCGAGAACATCGACATCAACGGCTACGACCAGGTCTTCGTGGGATACGCGGACGGCCGCGAGACCGTCGCGGAGCCCGTCGCCGAGTCCGACGAGGAACTGGTCGAGCTGATCCAGATACTCGGCGCCTACTCCGGTCTCTCCTCGCGCCCCTTCGACTCCGCCAACCCGCAGCTCGACCTGCGGCTGCCGGACGGCTCCCGCCTCTCGGCCGTCATGGACGTGACGCGCAGGCCCGCGCTCTCCATCCGCCGCGCCCGGATGGGCAAGGTCTACATGTCCGACCTCGTCGGCAACGGCACGGTCACCCCGGAGATCGGGCACTTCCTCGCCTGTGCCGTACGCGCGCGGAAGAACGTGATGATCGCCGGCGCCACCAACGCGGGCAAGACGACGCTGCTGCGCGCCCTCGCCAACGAGATCCCGCCCGCGGAACGCCTCATCACCGTGGAACGCGCCCTCGAACTCGGGCTCGACACCTTCCCCGACCTGCACCCGAACGTCGTCGCCTTCGAGGAACGGCTGCCCAACTCCGAAGGGCAGGGCGCCATTTCGATGGCGGAGCTGGTGCGCAGGTCACTGCGTATGAACCCGTCGCGCGTCATCGTCGGTGAGGTGCTCGGCGACGAGATCGTCACCATGCTCAACGCCATGTCGCAGGGGAACGACGGCTCGCTCTCCACGATCCACGCCAACAGTTCGAGTGAGGTCTTCAACCGCATCTCGACCTACGCGCTCCAGGCGACCGAACGCCTGCCGATCGAGGCGAGCCAGATGCTGGTGGCGGGCGCCGTCAACTTCGTCGTCTTCATCCAGCGGCGTAACGAGTACCAGTCAGGCGGAAGGCTCCAGCGCATGGTCACCTCCATCCGTGAGGTCAACGGCGTGGACGGCCGCGTCCTGTCCAGCGAGGTCTTCGCCCAGGCCCCGGACGGCCGGATCGTCCCGCACGCCCCGCTCTCCTGCCTCGACGACCTGATCGCGTACGGCTACCGCGGAACGTGGGGGTGA
- a CDS encoding type II secretion system F family protein, with the protein MGGLLSVSVLYALGAGVAVGGGLALLIVAVRGLPVKAAHEKARASRRAAELARLVGRRGSLAVGLGLVVLVLTRWAVAGIAAGILVFFWNKLFGGAGEERAAMRRVEALAAWTESLRDTIAGAVGLEQAIPSSARASAPVLRPHLDALVDRLRSRTPLPDALQQLADEINDASADIIVAALILNARLRGPGLRQVLGALAKSAREEVDMRQRVMSQRASTRRSVQIVVAVSVAFVLGLSIFNRDFVEPYGTPVGQLVLACVCGLFALGFWWLRKLSTIETPERFLVHDETATSVRFARPGERPAAAGPDQPQANPLLHPQPGPDTQARTEGTVHR; encoded by the coding sequence ATGGGCGGCCTGCTCTCCGTGAGCGTGCTCTACGCACTCGGCGCGGGCGTCGCCGTCGGCGGCGGCCTCGCGCTGCTGATCGTCGCGGTGCGCGGTCTGCCGGTGAAGGCCGCGCACGAGAAGGCCAGAGCGAGCAGGCGCGCGGCCGAACTCGCCCGGCTGGTCGGCAGGCGCGGTTCGCTCGCCGTCGGCCTCGGGCTCGTCGTCCTGGTCCTGACCCGCTGGGCGGTGGCAGGTATCGCCGCGGGCATCCTCGTCTTCTTCTGGAACAAGCTCTTCGGCGGCGCGGGCGAGGAACGCGCCGCCATGCGCAGGGTCGAGGCGCTCGCCGCCTGGACCGAGTCGCTGCGCGACACCATCGCGGGCGCCGTCGGCCTGGAGCAGGCCATCCCCTCCTCGGCCCGCGCGTCGGCGCCCGTACTACGGCCCCATCTCGACGCCCTCGTGGACCGCCTCCGTTCGCGCACCCCGCTGCCCGACGCGCTCCAGCAGCTGGCCGACGAGATCAACGACGCCTCCGCCGACATCATCGTGGCGGCGCTCATCCTCAACGCGCGGCTGCGCGGCCCAGGACTGCGGCAGGTACTCGGCGCCCTCGCCAAGTCGGCGCGCGAGGAGGTCGACATGCGCCAGCGCGTCATGTCGCAGCGCGCCTCGACCCGGCGCAGCGTCCAGATCGTGGTCGCGGTGTCCGTCGCCTTCGTACTCGGGCTCTCCATCTTCAACAGGGACTTCGTCGAGCCGTACGGCACACCCGTGGGGCAGCTCGTACTGGCCTGCGTCTGCGGGCTGTTCGCGCTCGGCTTCTGGTGGCTGCGCAAACTGTCGACCATCGAGACGCCGGAGCGGTTCCTGGTGCACGACGAGACGGCCACCTCCGTGCGGTTCGCCCGCCCCGGTGAGCGGCCCGCGGCCGCGGGGCCCGACCAGCCGCAGGCCAACCCGCTGCTGCACCCGCAGCCCGGCCCCGACACGCAGGCCAGGACCGAGGGGACGGTACACCGGTGA
- a CDS encoding type II secretion system F family protein, producing MSLTTPLIIGAVLGLGVYALVRALMPSRRSSVSTVARIDAMRARGAAYESAQRTSADDRRGRLDSLRSRIGARVSELYLQQGWEQRSLRADLAVLDRGWEKFLATKVLLAVAGMVFGPLIFAVVATLGFGRSPLIPVWLALGFAALFFFLPDLEVRRDAQEKRRDLRRVIGAYLDLVAMSLAGGRGLPEALMAAAEVSDGWAARRIRNALSDARITGISQWQALGQLGEELGVEELKDLSASLALVADDGAKVRESLASRAETMRHRELSEIEGSAGEKSQSMLVAQLLLCAGFLVFLIFPAAMRVFQI from the coding sequence GTGAGCCTGACGACCCCACTGATCATTGGCGCTGTACTCGGCCTCGGTGTCTACGCCCTCGTACGGGCCCTGATGCCCTCGCGCCGCAGTTCCGTCTCGACGGTCGCCAGGATCGACGCCATGCGGGCGCGGGGCGCGGCCTACGAGTCGGCGCAGCGGACATCGGCCGACGACAGGCGTGGCCGTCTCGACTCGCTGCGGAGCAGGATCGGCGCCCGCGTCTCCGAGCTCTACCTCCAGCAGGGCTGGGAACAGCGTTCGCTCCGCGCGGACCTGGCGGTACTTGACCGCGGCTGGGAGAAGTTCCTCGCGACGAAGGTGCTGCTCGCGGTGGCCGGCATGGTCTTCGGGCCGCTGATCTTCGCCGTGGTGGCGACGCTCGGTTTCGGCAGGAGCCCGCTGATCCCGGTCTGGCTGGCGCTCGGCTTCGCCGCGCTCTTCTTCTTCCTGCCCGACCTGGAAGTACGCAGGGACGCCCAGGAGAAACGGCGCGACCTGCGGCGGGTGATCGGCGCCTACCTGGACCTGGTGGCGATGAGCCTGGCGGGTGGCCGCGGCCTGCCCGAGGCGCTGATGGCGGCGGCCGAGGTGAGCGACGGCTGGGCGGCGCGGCGTATCCGCAACGCCCTGTCGGACGCCAGGATCACCGGCATCAGCCAGTGGCAGGCGCTCGGCCAACTCGGTGAGGAGCTGGGCGTGGAGGAGCTGAAGGACCTGTCCGCGTCGCTGGCCCTGGTGGCGGACGACGGTGCGAAGGTGCGCGAGTCGCTCGCCTCCCGCGCCGAGACCATGCGGCACAGGGAACTGTCGGAGATCGAGGGCAGCGCGGGGGAGAAGTCACAGTCGATGCTGGTGGCGCAGTTGCTGCTGTGCGCCGGGTTCCTGGTGTTTCTGATCTTTCCCGCGGCGATGCGTGTGTTTCAGATCTGA